Proteins from one Candidatus Obscuribacterales bacterium genomic window:
- a CDS encoding metallophosphoesterase: MRLSVRFAIASDLHIGLPHTILDHPNRFHLVEVSIPSLEVVLDHFSSLDLDFLLLPGDLTQHGEPENHAWLAQRLAQLPYPVYVIPGNHDLIATHRGDRAIAASDFPKIYRQFGYQNTDKLY, encoded by the coding sequence ATGCGCCTGTCCGTTCGATTTGCCATCGCCAGCGATTTACACATCGGGTTGCCCCACACCATTTTGGATCATCCCAATCGCTTCCATCTCGTTGAGGTGAGCATTCCGTCCCTAGAGGTGGTGTTAGACCATTTTTCCAGCCTCGATCTGGACTTCTTGCTTCTGCCCGGAGATCTGACCCAGCATGGGGAACCGGAAAACCATGCCTGGCTGGCCCAGCGCCTTGCCCAATTGCCCTATCCGGTGTACGTCATTCCCGGCAATCACGACCTGATTGCCACCCATAGAGGCGATCGCGCCATTGCTGCTAGTGATTTCCCCAAGATTTACCGCCAGTTTGGCTATCAAAACACCGACAAGCTGTACT